Proteins from a single region of Candidatus Krumholzibacteriia bacterium:
- the glmM gene encoding phosphoglucosamine mutase codes for MAKKLLFSVAGARGIVGETIDVDVVTRLTLAYCSTLPDGPVVVGRDTRPSGESFAHAVMGAVTATGRDVIHLGIATTPTVELITERTDAVAGIIVTASHNPIQWNALKFLDHRGIFITKDISEKLLATFESGAFKLADGESTGQIREYRTAAQEHVEAIRGLVFVDAEMIRARRFTVVLDCINGAGSVIAPQLLDVLGVRVIQLNCVPDGNFYRDPEPRPDNLADLVECVRKSNADLGFATDPDADRLALVTGGTGAQPISEEYTLALAVDEVLSTRKGNVVVNLSTSGWIDHVARLHGVTVARTPVGEAHVVDRMLRDGAVVGGEGNGGVILPALHPGRDAMLGMALILQLLADRGATLAEIVAGYPPLLMSKAKVPLAGTFKPDRISDALRLNNPVTLDSQDGVKATFADGWLHLRVSNTEGIVRVIAEGPDAGRVEALQKIARKALAASW; via the coding sequence ATGGCCAAAAAGCTCCTCTTCTCTGTGGCCGGCGCGCGCGGCATCGTCGGCGAGACGATCGATGTCGACGTCGTCACCCGTCTGACGCTGGCCTATTGTTCGACGCTTCCGGACGGTCCCGTGGTGGTGGGTCGCGACACGCGGCCCAGCGGGGAATCGTTCGCGCACGCGGTGATGGGCGCGGTGACCGCGACCGGGCGTGACGTCATCCACCTGGGTATCGCCACCACGCCGACGGTGGAACTCATCACCGAACGCACCGACGCCGTTGCTGGCATCATCGTCACCGCGAGCCACAATCCCATCCAGTGGAACGCGCTCAAGTTCCTCGATCACCGCGGCATCTTCATTACCAAAGACATCAGCGAGAAGCTGCTCGCCACTTTCGAGTCCGGGGCGTTCAAGCTCGCCGACGGCGAGAGCACGGGGCAGATTCGCGAGTACCGCACCGCCGCGCAGGAACACGTCGAGGCCATTCGCGGCCTGGTCTTCGTCGACGCGGAGATGATCCGCGCACGCCGCTTCACAGTGGTGCTCGATTGCATCAACGGCGCGGGCAGTGTGATCGCCCCCCAGTTGCTCGACGTGCTGGGTGTGCGCGTCATTCAATTGAACTGCGTTCCCGACGGGAACTTCTATCGCGACCCGGAACCGCGTCCCGACAACCTGGCCGACCTGGTGGAGTGCGTTCGCAAGAGCAACGCGGACCTCGGCTTTGCGACCGATCCGGATGCCGATCGTCTCGCGCTGGTCACCGGTGGCACAGGCGCGCAGCCGATCAGCGAGGAGTACACGCTTGCGCTGGCCGTGGATGAAGTGCTGAGCACGCGCAAGGGAAACGTCGTGGTCAACCTCTCCACCTCGGGCTGGATCGATCACGTGGCGCGGTTGCACGGGGTCACGGTGGCGCGGACCCCGGTGGGCGAGGCGCACGTGGTGGACCGCATGCTGCGCGACGGCGCCGTGGTGGGTGGTGAGGGCAACGGCGGGGTGATCCTGCCGGCGCTGCACCCGGGGCGCGACGCCATGCTGGGGATGGCATTGATATTGCAGCTCTTAGCCGACCGTGGCGCGACCCTCGCGGAGATCGTCGCCGGCTACCCGCCCCTCTTGATGTCCAAGGCCAAGGTGCCCCTGGCGGGTACCTTCAAGCCGGATCGGATTTCGGATGCGCTGCGGCTCAACAATCCTGTTACACTCGACTCACAAGACGGTGTCAAGGCGACATTTGCGGACGGGTGGCTGCACCTTCGGGTATCGAACACCGAAGGCATCGTCCGTGTGATCGCGGAAGGTCCGGACGCCGGGAGGGTAGAGGCCCTCCAGAAGATCGCGCGCAAGGCGCTCGCCGCCTCGTGGTGA
- the glmS gene encoding glutamine--fructose-6-phosphate transaminase (isomerizing): MCGIIGYIGDNPAMPILLEGLKRLEYRGYDSAGVAMLENSTLTVEKTKGKISELEGLVNGRKWKATVGMAHTRWATHGEPNTENAHPHTDCNGELAVVHNGIIENFTALKQRLLKEGHNFVTQTDTEVIAHLIEKFYTEGTPLEEAVRKTVLQLEGTYGLVILSKREPDKIIGVRNGSPLIIGIAKSENFLASDVSAILKHTQKVIYLDDHEMVTVYRDHFVTKTLDNVTTNKEVHSVDWDLEMIEKGGFDHFMLKEIYEQPETITNGMRGRLVYDEGIAKLGGLNMTDNELREIRRIMILGCGTSWHAGLIGEYIIEEHARIPVEVEYASEFRYRNPIIDPGTLTLAISQSGETIDTLEAMREARRRGSRVLGISNVVGSTIARESDGGVYIHAGPEIGVASTKAFTSQITVLSLLALLLGRLRVMSKREGQEQIEHLQRLPEQVKQILDQNDQILEIAKVYSEDTNFLYLGRGANFPVALEGALKLKEISYIHAEGYPAAEMKHGPIALIDKNMPVVVMCPRDNAYHKILGNIAEVKARKGRIIVICNEGDAEVAEMADHVITIPRTLDFLYPILTVLPLQLLAYHIAVLRGCDVDQPRNLAKSVTVE; the protein is encoded by the coding sequence ATGTGTGGAATCATCGGCTATATCGGCGACAACCCGGCCATGCCCATCCTGTTGGAGGGGCTCAAGCGCCTCGAATACCGCGGCTACGACTCGGCGGGCGTGGCCATGCTGGAGAACAGCACCCTCACCGTCGAGAAGACCAAGGGAAAGATCTCCGAGCTCGAGGGCCTGGTGAACGGCCGCAAGTGGAAGGCCACCGTGGGCATGGCGCACACGCGCTGGGCGACGCACGGCGAGCCCAACACCGAGAACGCCCACCCGCATACCGATTGCAACGGTGAGCTGGCCGTCGTCCACAACGGCATCATCGAGAACTTCACCGCACTCAAGCAGCGCCTTCTCAAGGAAGGCCACAACTTCGTCACCCAGACCGACACCGAGGTGATCGCGCACCTCATCGAGAAGTTCTACACCGAAGGAACACCGCTGGAAGAAGCGGTGCGCAAGACGGTGCTGCAGCTGGAGGGCACCTACGGGCTCGTCATCCTCAGCAAGCGCGAGCCCGACAAGATCATCGGTGTGCGCAACGGCTCGCCGCTCATCATCGGCATCGCCAAGAGCGAGAACTTCCTCGCCTCCGACGTGTCTGCCATTCTCAAGCACACCCAGAAGGTCATCTACCTGGACGACCACGAGATGGTCACGGTGTACCGCGACCACTTCGTCACCAAGACACTCGACAACGTGACCACCAACAAAGAGGTCCACTCGGTCGACTGGGACCTGGAGATGATCGAGAAGGGCGGCTTCGATCACTTCATGCTCAAGGAGATCTACGAGCAGCCCGAGACCATCACCAACGGCATGCGCGGGCGCCTGGTCTACGACGAAGGCATCGCCAAGCTCGGCGGTCTCAACATGACCGACAACGAGCTGCGCGAGATCCGCCGCATCATGATCCTCGGCTGCGGCACCAGCTGGCACGCGGGCCTGATTGGCGAGTACATCATCGAGGAGCACGCCCGCATCCCGGTGGAGGTGGAGTACGCCTCCGAGTTCCGCTACCGCAACCCCATCATCGACCCGGGCACGCTCACCCTGGCCATCAGCCAGAGCGGCGAGACCATCGACACGCTGGAAGCCATGCGCGAGGCGCGCCGGCGGGGTTCGCGCGTGCTGGGTATTTCCAACGTGGTGGGCTCGACCATCGCCCGCGAGTCCGACGGCGGCGTGTACATCCACGCCGGCCCGGAGATTGGCGTCGCCTCCACCAAGGCGTTCACCTCGCAGATCACCGTGCTGTCGCTGCTCGCACTATTGCTGGGACGCCTGCGCGTGATGTCCAAGCGCGAGGGGCAGGAGCAGATCGAGCACCTGCAGCGCCTGCCCGAGCAGGTCAAACAGATCCTCGACCAGAACGATCAAATCCTGGAAATCGCGAAGGTGTACTCGGAAGACACCAACTTCCTGTACCTGGGACGGGGTGCGAATTTCCCGGTGGCGCTCGAGGGTGCGCTGAAGCTCAAGGAGATCTCGTACATCCACGCCGAGGGTTACCCGGCCGCCGAGATGAAGCACGGCCCCATTGCGCTCATCGACAAGAATATGCCGGTGGTGGTGATGTGCCCGCGCGACAATGCCTACCACAAGATCCTCGGCAACATCGCCGAGGTGAAGGCGCGCAAAGGGCGCATCATCGTGATCTGCAACGAGGGCGACGCGGAGGTGGCGGAGATGGCGGACCACGTGATCACCATTCCGCGCACGCTCGACTTCCTGTACCCGATTCTGACCGTGCTGCCGTTGCAGTTGCTGGCCTACCACATTGCCGTGCTGCGCGGCTGCGACGTGGATCAGCCGCGCAACCTGGCCAAGAGTGTGACGGTCGAGTAG
- a CDS encoding RidA family protein, protein MKSPLHSVHAPKPIGPYSQAMRAGDFVFISGQIGIDPASGKIKGKTAAEQADQVLKNLRAILTAAGLTPEHVVKTTIFLANMDDFGAVNEVYGDMFHEDPPARSTMQAARLPMDALVEIDVIAMRRPVTSP, encoded by the coding sequence ATGAAATCTCCCCTGCATTCCGTCCACGCCCCCAAGCCCATCGGACCCTACAGCCAGGCGATGCGCGCGGGGGACTTCGTGTTCATCTCCGGGCAGATCGGTATCGACCCCGCGTCGGGCAAGATAAAGGGCAAAACCGCCGCGGAGCAGGCCGACCAGGTGCTGAAGAACCTGCGCGCCATCCTCACCGCGGCCGGGCTCACCCCCGAGCACGTGGTCAAGACCACCATCTTTCTGGCCAACATGGATGACTTTGGCGCGGTGAACGAGGTCTACGGCGACATGTTCCACGAAGACCCGCCGGCGCGTTCTACCATGCAGGCGGCGCGCCTTCCCATGGATGCGCTCGTGGAGATCGACGTGATCGCCATGCGCCGCCCGGTGACGTCGCCCTGA
- a CDS encoding metallophosphoesterase has translation MSTIGQPGDTRLLDYVDPARTRSCPARCAFPPSFRIPLLALVALAGLCFAPAARADITIFVIADTHYGFVADSTEQNQLRAVRALPGTPYPASIGGVVATPDAVFVLGDLVEDAASPVQFFTDYSGNGCTGGVPWPVYECDGNHDRQPVRDMIVQRHGDLLYNVDIGGVRFQSLSDLPSVASIATVNASLSGLPAGTPVILFHHRPVSAPTGYISEWDPLAVDAYRGMLAGKNVIAIMFGHDHYSRHYVWEGYDTYTPGSVRQAPTTAYPESFVVIRITPTTLSAASWIFGWDAVNNTLVWAGGKWGWTHQKTVALNTPVVAQ, from the coding sequence ATGAGCACGATTGGGCAGCCGGGTGATACCCGGCTGTTGGATTATGTAGACCCTGCGCGCACGCGGTCCTGCCCGGCGCGCTGCGCGTTCCCCCCATCCTTTCGAATTCCTCTCCTGGCGCTGGTCGCCCTGGCGGGACTGTGCTTTGCACCCGCCGCGCGGGCGGATATCACCATCTTCGTCATCGCCGACACGCACTACGGTTTCGTCGCGGACTCAACCGAGCAGAACCAGTTGCGCGCGGTGCGCGCGCTTCCGGGCACGCCGTACCCGGCGTCGATCGGGGGCGTGGTGGCAACGCCGGACGCGGTGTTCGTGCTCGGTGACCTGGTAGAGGACGCGGCGTCGCCAGTCCAGTTCTTTACCGACTATTCCGGTAACGGCTGCACGGGCGGGGTGCCGTGGCCGGTCTATGAGTGCGACGGCAACCACGACCGCCAGCCGGTGCGGGACATGATCGTCCAGCGCCACGGCGATCTCCTCTACAACGTCGATATCGGAGGCGTTCGTTTTCAGAGTCTGAGCGATCTGCCTTCGGTAGCAAGTATCGCCACCGTGAACGCGAGTCTGTCGGGGCTGCCGGCGGGAACTCCCGTCATTCTCTTTCACCACCGGCCCGTGAGCGCGCCCACCGGCTACATCTCGGAGTGGGATCCGCTGGCGGTCGATGCCTATCGCGGCATGCTCGCCGGAAAGAACGTGATCGCGATCATGTTCGGGCACGACCACTATTCGCGGCACTACGTCTGGGAGGGGTACGACACCTATACGCCTGGTTCGGTGCGGCAGGCGCCTACCACGGCGTATCCGGAGTCGTTCGTCGTGATCCGCATCACGCCCACGACGCTGAGTGCGGCGAGCTGGATATTCGGGTGGGACGCGGTCAACAACACGCTGGTCTGGGCGGGCGGCAAGTGGGGATGGACCCACCAGAAGACCGTCGCGTTGAACACCCCGGTGGTGGCGCAGTGA
- a CDS encoding T9SS type A sorting domain-containing protein gives MHRVARSGNAAACLAPVLPLLIVTTFPDSAGARPVRIIAFNAPPNVAYDAQLNGVSRQTIASSETGSLDYTFEAIDGDIASFETADLAPPPPPLLASVVPDGAGCALASWIPSGDPTVVGYVLYAGVRSVASGEAAYYDVAVNAGSGSSASACSLPPGVNYVALRARNYAGVLSAFSAEKAVTITTVAVLFTSFDANAEKDGVRLSWEVETDEVVQGYRIYRSEGNEPEADIVDELLSANTREFVDGGARNATSYEYVLGATREDGSEIRSVPITVSTPGIPLELGQNAPNPFNPSTQIPFSLDRGSRVVVRVYDVQGRLVTTLHEGELAEGRHALTWNGRDEAGQPVSSGIYIYSLTADRRTISKKMTLLK, from the coding sequence GTGCACCGAGTCGCTCGAAGCGGCAACGCCGCCGCATGCCTTGCACCCGTGCTCCCGCTCCTGATCGTAACCACCTTTCCGGATTCCGCGGGCGCTCGCCCCGTACGCATCATCGCCTTCAACGCGCCGCCCAACGTGGCCTACGACGCACAGCTCAACGGTGTATCGCGCCAGACCATCGCCTCTTCGGAGACCGGATCCCTGGATTACACCTTCGAGGCAATCGACGGCGACATCGCCTCCTTCGAGACGGCCGATCTCGCTCCACCGCCGCCGCCGCTGCTCGCGTCCGTGGTCCCCGACGGTGCCGGCTGCGCGCTTGCCTCCTGGATTCCGAGCGGCGACCCCACCGTGGTGGGCTACGTGCTCTACGCCGGCGTTCGTTCGGTGGCGTCGGGCGAGGCGGCGTACTACGACGTGGCGGTGAACGCGGGAAGCGGTTCCAGCGCCAGCGCGTGCTCGCTTCCTCCCGGCGTGAACTACGTGGCGCTTCGCGCGCGCAACTATGCGGGCGTCCTCAGCGCCTTCTCCGCGGAAAAGGCCGTCACCATCACCACGGTGGCGGTGCTGTTCACGTCTTTCGACGCGAATGCGGAAAAAGACGGTGTTCGTCTCTCCTGGGAGGTGGAGACGGACGAGGTTGTGCAGGGTTATCGCATCTATCGAAGCGAGGGGAACGAGCCGGAGGCGGACATCGTGGACGAGCTTCTATCCGCAAACACGCGCGAGTTCGTGGACGGCGGGGCGCGCAACGCCACATCCTACGAGTACGTGCTCGGCGCCACGCGCGAGGACGGCAGCGAGATCCGCTCGGTACCGATCACGGTTTCGACCCCCGGGATTCCGCTCGAACTGGGGCAGAACGCGCCCAACCCGTTCAATCCCTCCACACAGATCCCGTTTTCCCTGGACCGGGGCTCACGCGTGGTGGTGCGGGTATACGACGTGCAAGGCAGACTGGTAACCACGCTGCACGAGGGAGAACTGGCCGAGGGGCGCCACGCGCTCACATGGAACGGCCGGGATGAGGCCGGCCAGCCGGTGTCGTCGGGGATATATATCTACTCCCTCACCGCGGACCGGCGCACGATATCAAAGAAGATGACGCTGCTGAAGTAG
- a CDS encoding T9SS type A sorting domain-containing protein, with amino-acid sequence MSIRSILMPLLFVALCSLGPLTARAGYPGGPSINMPVTTGHYPAGTNRTTVVSDGTGGAFVAWEDWSSSPDVDIYIQKLDNCGNRLWSPLNGKAVTMWTGDQGQPQLASDGAGGVTILWTDYRNGASDPKVYFDWIMGNGNLLSGGSGFPVCDNPGGQYLEDVLPKPTSFLGTPPRTVVVWNDERSDPGDLYLQVMDGAGDAGLDPVGVPVSLAANVQRSASMAEIGTGGIVIAWRDFRPTSGVAGSAVYAQRFNGSSMNWATDGIIVAPTMGTTQQNISVVSSLDNHAVIVWMGFDNLSVPAVYAQRLDQNGTPQWGAGVRVSDPAGYGTWPIATSDGAGGVYIAWLVDSQAHIQAQRIDASGNALWGGSSYGVPVMTVANVSGGAYLNWSDLVRTSTGVIVSWSDDRALPPYTNVYAQHLSSVTGDIWADWPDQGARICSHFSYAPRAVTDTSNGAVIVWQDQRNDPPDEDIYAQGVNADGSLGDGATGVRGGPLLGPALINSPNPFASSTRITFTLSGDGPATVDVFDVAGRRVFTERRAGVRGENNYWFRGLSDEGSPLPTGTYFYRVTSARSTATGRMTVVR; translated from the coding sequence ATGAGTATTCGCAGCATTCTCATGCCTTTGCTGTTCGTTGCCCTCTGCAGCCTGGGCCCGCTGACCGCCCGCGCGGGCTACCCGGGCGGCCCCTCCATCAACATGCCGGTCACCACCGGTCATTACCCGGCCGGAACGAACCGGACGACCGTGGTCTCCGACGGCACGGGCGGCGCCTTTGTCGCCTGGGAAGACTGGTCCTCCTCCCCGGACGTCGATATCTATATCCAGAAACTGGACAACTGCGGCAACCGGCTGTGGTCGCCACTCAACGGAAAGGCCGTGACCATGTGGACGGGTGACCAGGGCCAGCCGCAGCTGGCATCGGACGGCGCGGGCGGCGTGACCATCCTGTGGACCGATTACCGAAACGGTGCCAGCGACCCGAAAGTCTACTTCGATTGGATCATGGGCAACGGAAATCTGCTGTCAGGGGGTTCCGGCTTCCCGGTGTGCGACAACCCCGGCGGGCAGTACCTCGAAGACGTGCTCCCCAAGCCGACGAGCTTCCTCGGCACCCCGCCAAGAACCGTCGTCGTGTGGAACGACGAACGCAGTGACCCCGGTGATCTCTATCTCCAGGTCATGGATGGCGCCGGCGATGCCGGCCTCGACCCGGTCGGCGTTCCGGTTTCTCTCGCAGCCAACGTGCAGAGATCTGCGAGCATGGCGGAAATCGGAACCGGTGGCATCGTGATCGCGTGGCGAGATTTCCGGCCCACGTCGGGTGTGGCCGGAAGCGCCGTCTACGCACAGCGCTTCAACGGCAGTTCGATGAACTGGGCCACGGACGGTATCATCGTCGCGCCCACGATGGGCACGACCCAGCAGAACATCAGCGTGGTGTCCAGCCTCGACAACCACGCCGTCATCGTCTGGATGGGCTTCGACAATCTGTCCGTGCCCGCCGTGTACGCGCAGCGCCTGGATCAGAATGGTACGCCGCAGTGGGGCGCCGGCGTGCGGGTGTCGGACCCGGCGGGTTACGGAACGTGGCCCATCGCGACCTCCGACGGCGCCGGTGGCGTGTACATCGCGTGGCTGGTGGACAGCCAGGCGCACATCCAGGCGCAGCGCATCGACGCCAGCGGGAATGCCCTCTGGGGCGGAAGTTCCTATGGCGTGCCGGTGATGACGGTGGCCAACGTCAGCGGTGGCGCGTACCTCAACTGGTCCGACCTCGTGCGCACCAGCACCGGCGTGATCGTTTCGTGGAGCGACGACCGCGCCCTGCCGCCGTACACCAACGTCTACGCGCAACATCTCTCTTCGGTCACGGGAGACATCTGGGCGGACTGGCCCGACCAGGGTGCGCGCATCTGCAGCCATTTTTCGTACGCACCCCGAGCGGTCACAGACACGTCGAACGGCGCCGTAATCGTCTGGCAGGACCAGCGCAACGATCCGCCCGATGAGGACATCTACGCGCAGGGCGTAAACGCGGACGGCTCGCTCGGCGACGGTGCAACCGGCGTGAGGGGTGGGCCGCTGCTCGGTCCGGCGCTGATCAACTCGCCCAATCCTTTTGCGTCCAGCACGCGGATCACGTTCACACTCTCCGGTGATGGTCCTGCCACCGTCGACGTGTTCGACGTCGCCGGACGGCGCGTGTTCACGGAACGTCGCGCGGGCGTCCGTGGCGAGAACAACTACTGGTTCCGGGGCCTGAGTGATGAGGGCTCGCCGCTGCCCACCGGCACGTACTTCTACCGGGTCACCAGCGCCCGCTCCACCGCGACCGGCCGGATGACGGTGGTGCGCTAG